In Methanothermobacter sp., the following are encoded in one genomic region:
- a CDS encoding chorismate mutase: MDESRALETLKRSRREIDRIDREILDLISSRTSLAREIAEAKVALGMEIFDPERELEIIERTRRIARAYGINEDKLIQLMKILMDLSKTEQKELLRRQ; this comes from the coding sequence ATGGACGAATCCAGAGCACTGGAAACCCTTAAAAGGTCCAGAAGGGAAATAGATAGAATAGACAGGGAGATCCTTGACCTCATATCCTCACGGACATCCCTTGCACGTGAGATAGCTGAGGCCAAAGTTGCCCTGGGAATGGAAATATTCGACCCTGAGAGGGAGCTTGAGATCATAGAGAGGACCCGAAGAATCGCCAGGGCCTATGGTATCAATGAGGATAAGCTCATACAGCTGATGAAGATTCTGATGGATCTAAGCAAAACTGAACAGAAAGAACTGTTAAGGAGGCAATGA
- a CDS encoding 30S ribosomal protein S17e translates to MGNIRTSFVKRIAKELIETHPGKFTSDFDKNKKLVEEFSTVSTKHLRNKIAGYITRIISQQK, encoded by the coding sequence ATGGGAAACATAAGAACTTCCTTTGTAAAAAGAATCGCGAAAGAACTGATAGAAACTCACCCAGGTAAATTCACATCTGATTTTGATAAAAACAAGAAACTTGTGGAGGAGTTCTCAACAGTCAGCACAAAACACCTCAGGAACAAGATCGCAGGTTACATTACAAGGATAATCAGCCAGCAGAAATAA
- a CDS encoding aspartate kinase, translating into MELIVAKFGGTSIGNGRRIKKAARSVVKEYMKGKKVVVVVSAINKTTDELLQIVDEAMEDAVTEKQLAEIVSMGEMTSVRIFSSAIEALGVKSEYIDPFMDEWPIITDSNLLNAKVDFEATEKKSKELLKLLDQGIIPVVCGFLGRDPNGYITTLGRGGSDITAFLLGHCLKADEVIIVTDVGGVMSTDPNKLQGAKKLDKISVEEMRDLATHGAQVLHPHALKYKDPDINAKIIGFEHGDLSAPGTEIIGPSKNKMVKTTTLNPEPISVVAVVGEKILNKPGILAKLTSKLAENSINIIGISTGQNSVTIFVDKKDADEAHRLLHDVVIADDNLSSLSLGRDIAMITISSPDFIDTPGIISEITKPLRDNDLNIVEISSSQTSVVIFVDWNDGKKAYELVRGVLE; encoded by the coding sequence ATGGAGTTAATAGTTGCTAAATTTGGCGGTACATCTATAGGAAATGGTAGACGAATTAAAAAGGCGGCCCGTTCTGTCGTGAAGGAGTACATGAAGGGCAAGAAGGTCGTTGTTGTTGTATCTGCCATCAATAAGACAACAGATGAACTCCTTCAGATAGTTGATGAGGCAATGGAAGATGCTGTTACAGAAAAGCAGCTGGCTGAAATAGTATCCATGGGTGAAATGACCAGTGTAAGGATATTCTCCTCTGCAATAGAGGCACTTGGAGTTAAATCTGAATACATAGACCCCTTTATGGATGAATGGCCAATAATAACCGACAGCAACCTTTTAAATGCTAAGGTGGACTTTGAGGCAACCGAGAAGAAGTCAAAGGAACTCCTCAAACTCCTTGACCAGGGAATAATACCTGTGGTGTGCGGGTTCCTTGGTAGGGACCCCAATGGTTACATAACAACCCTGGGAAGGGGTGGAAGTGACATCACAGCCTTCCTCCTGGGACACTGCCTGAAGGCGGATGAGGTTATAATAGTAACCGATGTTGGGGGTGTCATGTCAACGGATCCAAATAAACTACAGGGCGCAAAGAAGCTTGACAAGATCTCTGTTGAGGAGATGAGGGATCTTGCAACCCATGGGGCGCAGGTACTACACCCACATGCCCTGAAATACAAGGACCCGGATATCAATGCAAAGATCATAGGTTTCGAGCATGGGGATCTCTCAGCCCCGGGCACTGAAATCATAGGCCCGTCAAAGAATAAGATGGTCAAGACAACAACACTCAACCCTGAACCAATATCTGTGGTTGCGGTTGTGGGGGAGAAGATACTCAACAAGCCAGGTATACTGGCAAAGTTAACCTCAAAGCTTGCAGAGAACTCCATCAACATCATAGGAATTTCAACAGGCCAGAACTCCGTTACAATATTCGTTGATAAGAAGGACGCCGATGAGGCGCACAGGCTCCTCCATGATGTGGTCATTGCGGATGATAACCTCAGTTCACTCTCCCTGGGAAGGGATATTGCCATGATAACCATATCCAGCCCTGACTTCATAGACACTCCGGGCATAATATCCGAGATCACCAAGCCCCTCAGGGATAATGACCTTAACATAGTTGAAATTTCATCCTCACAGACATCTGTGGTTATATTTGTTGACTGGAATGATGGTAAAAAGGCGTATGAACTTGTAAGGGGTGTTCTTGAATGA
- the dapA gene encoding 4-hydroxy-tetrahydrodipicolinate synthase yields MNIEGTVVAMVTPFTEDDRVDEAGLRENINYLIENGVDGLLVAGTTGESATITHEEQRRMIDILVDEVNGRVKTIAGAGSNSSREALGLVRYAGDAGADAALVITPYYNKPQAHGLIEHYRMLEEASEIPLIIYNVPSRTGTDIDVDTVSELAKLDGITGIKEASPDLDKISMLKSRLMDQGTDDFIILSGNDNLTLPMISMGAEGVISVVANVDPARMSRLVNEALSGDFESAMKTHYELYSLMKVLFIESNPVPVKEALNMMGRPAGHVRMPLAPLQDSSREKLRLVLEELALI; encoded by the coding sequence ATGAATATTGAAGGCACAGTAGTGGCCATGGTGACTCCATTCACAGAGGATGACCGGGTGGATGAGGCCGGGCTGCGGGAAAACATAAACTACCTAATTGAGAATGGGGTTGACGGTTTGCTGGTTGCCGGCACAACAGGTGAATCAGCAACCATAACCCATGAGGAACAGAGGAGAATGATTGACATACTGGTGGATGAGGTTAACGGGCGTGTTAAGACCATTGCAGGGGCAGGGAGCAACTCCTCAAGGGAGGCCCTTGGCCTTGTAAGGTATGCAGGGGATGCAGGTGCAGACGCGGCCCTGGTGATAACACCCTACTACAACAAACCCCAGGCCCATGGGCTCATTGAACATTACCGGATGCTGGAGGAGGCATCGGAGATACCCCTAATAATCTACAATGTGCCATCAAGGACAGGTACGGACATCGACGTTGACACGGTATCTGAACTTGCAAAGCTCGACGGTATAACCGGTATAAAGGAGGCTAGCCCCGACCTGGATAAGATCTCCATGCTGAAATCACGGCTCATGGACCAGGGCACTGATGATTTTATCATACTCTCAGGTAACGATAACCTCACACTCCCGATGATCTCAATGGGTGCAGAGGGTGTCATATCTGTTGTGGCGAACGTCGACCCGGCCCGTATGAGCCGCCTCGTCAACGAGGCCCTCTCAGGGGACTTTGAGTCTGCAATGAAAACCCACTATGAACTGTACAGCCTCATGAAGGTCCTTTTCATCGAGAGCAACCCCGTCCCTGTCAAGGAGGCCCTCAACATGATGGGAAGGCCTGCAGGTCATGTCAGGATGCCGCTGGCACCCCTACAGGACAGCAGCCGTGAGAAACTGAGGCTGGTACTTGAGGAACTGGCACTCATCTGA